A genomic stretch from Aminobacter aminovorans includes:
- a CDS encoding DUF6950 family protein, whose product MLKLTRLPDWERRLAHVVEQHLDKLGEWGVADCLLTVSDAVEAVTGVDPAAKIRGAYSSELGAAKLMRRRKCADVEAVLAKLFPPVGRLMAQRGDVGVVERDGVLAAGFVTERGLAVKVETGLAFYPQTEIKSAFKVG is encoded by the coding sequence ATGCTGAAACTGACACGTCTCCCTGACTGGGAGCGCCGCCTTGCGCATGTCGTCGAGCAGCACCTGGACAAGCTTGGCGAATGGGGTGTGGCTGATTGCCTGCTAACAGTCTCTGATGCTGTCGAGGCGGTCACCGGCGTCGATCCCGCGGCGAAGATCCGCGGTGCTTACTCGAGCGAGCTCGGCGCCGCAAAGCTGATGCGCCGGCGCAAGTGCGCCGATGTCGAGGCGGTGCTCGCCAAGCTGTTCCCGCCTGTCGGCCGGCTGATGGCGCAGCGTGGCGATGTTGGCGTGGTCGAGCGCGACGGCGTGCTGGCCGCCGGCTTCGTCACCGAACGCGGCCTGGCTGTGAAGGTCGAGACCGGGCTCGCCTTCTATCCCCAGACTGAAATCAAATCCGCTTTCAAGGTCGGCTGA